The window GCGCTGGCGAGCCCGGCCGGCCGGCCGAGGCCGTAGCCCACGAAGGTGAAGAAGGCGCCGGGCTTCGGCACGTGCCGGGTCATGGCGGCGAGGCCGACGGCGAACAGCAGCAGGATGACCGCGGACACGGCGTAGAGGCTCGGGAAGCCGACCCCGTTGCCGAGCAGGATGCCGAGCGGCGCGGCTCCGCCGACGACGGTCAGCGGGGCGGCGGCGGCCACCACCATGAACACGATGGCGGTGACGCCGAGCGAGCCCTTCAGGGTTCGGGCGTGCGGGGTGCCGGTGACGGCGGGGTCCTTCGTGACGGACATGGATTCTCCTCGGGGTGGCAGGCGGGTGGGGCGAGCGGATGGAGACGGGCGGGGGTGCGGGGGCTCGCCGTCCACTGTGCTCGCCCGGCGTTGCGGGCCTGTCACCGCCGCGTGAAGCTTCGGGGCACGCGAAATGAGACGGCCGCGCATCCGTCTCATTCAGCGATCACGAACCCGAAACACAGCCGTCGCACGGCCGCAACGCGCGGCTCGTAGCCTGAGCCGCGTGACCGCCCTCGAACGTGCCATCGCGCATCCGGCCCCCGTTCCGGGCATCGGCACGCGCTCACCCGTCGACGGCCTCGAGCGCCGCAGCGTCGGCTTCGTGGACGTGCTGGCCCAGTCGGTGTCGGCGGTGGCGCCCTCGGCGGCGGCCACGACCATCCCGCTGCTGGTGGCCGTCGTGGCCGGCGGGGCGACGCTGTGGTCGCTCGCGGTGGCGATGCTGATCGCCCTCGCGGTGGCCACGACCGTGAACCAGTTCACCCGGCGGATCGCCGCGACCGGCTCCCTCTACACCTACGTCACCCGCGGGCTCGGCACGGGCGCCGGCTTCGTCGCCGGCATCGCGACGCTGATCGGCTACGGCTTCATCGCGATGTTCTCGCTCGCGGGGGCGGGTTACTACCTCTCGATCCTCGTGGGGCGGGCCTGGCCGGGGGCCACCTCGCCGCTGTTCGCGATCGTCTGCATCGGCCTGATGGCGCTGGTCGTGCTCGTGGTGATCGTGCGGGGCATCCGGCTCTCGACCCGGCTGACGCTGCTGATCGAGACGGTGTCGGTCGGCATCATCCTCGTGCTGGTGGTGACCCTGCTGGTCGCCACCGGGCCGGGCATCGACTGGAGCGCCTTCGACGTCGGCGGCTCGACGCCCGCGACCTTCGCCGTGGGCTCGGTGCTGGCGCTGACCGCGTTCGTGGGCTTCGAGAGCTCGGCCGCGCTCGGCGTCGAGGCGAAGCGGCCGTTCGCCGCCGTGCCCCGCGCGATCGTGTGGACGGTGATCGCCTCGGGCACCCTCTTCCTCGTCGCCAGCTACAGCCAGATCGTCGGCTTCTCGGCTCTCGGCCTCGACCTCGTCGGCAGCGGGTCGCCCGTGAACGACCTCGCCACGGCCTACGGGGTCGAGTGGATGGGGCTGCTGCTCGACCTCAGCATCGCCACCTCGTTCCTCGCCTGCGCCATCGCCTCCACGACGGCGCTCGCGCGGGTGCTCTTCGCGATGGGCCGGGAGGGTGTGGTGCCGCCGCTGGTGGGGTCCGCGCATCCGCGATTCAGGACCCCGTGGGTGGCCGCGGCGATCGCCGTGCCCGTGGTGGCCGGGGTGCCGATCGCCGCCATCGCGCTCGGCTCCGGGCTGTGGGAGACGCTGATCGTCGTGGCCGCCGCCGGGTACATCACGGCCTACGGGCTGGTCTGCGTGGCCGCCCCGGTGTTCCTCCGGCGCATCGGCGAGCTGACCGCCGCCGTGGCGGTGCGGTCGATCACGGCGGCCGCGCTGCTCGGGGTGGGCCTCGTGGTCTACCTCTCGGTCGAGTTCGCCGGCGAGCGCTGGATCGGCGCCGCCGTGTTCGTGCTGCTGCTCGGCGCCGGCTCGGTGCTCTCGATGCTGCGGCGCCGGCGGCACCCGTGGCTGCTCGACACGGTCGGCGTGTACGACGTGCCCGTCGCCTCCGACGTGCTGGGCGGCGGGGCCGGCGACGCTCCGGGAGGCGGGCCGGGGTGACCGAGCCGTCGCGCCACCCCCTCCCCCCGCCGGCCGACCTGCGCGCCCGGCAGCCCAAGGCCGTGCACAGCGCGCTGGCCGTGCTGGAGGAGGCGGCGCGCTGCGGCCCCGGCGTGACGGCGCAGCAGGTCTCCGACAACCTCGGTCTGCCCCGCGCCACGACCTACCGCCTGATCAACCTGCTGGTGCAGGACGAGTACCTCGTTCGCATGCCCGACCTCCGCGGCTTCACGCTCGGGCGCAAGGTCGTCGAGCTCGCGCACCGGGTGGCGCCTTCCGCGGTGCCCGCCTCGGCAGCGGCGGGGGTCACGGGGGCGCCGGTGCTGCCGCGCGCCGCGGTGCGCGTCGTCGACGGGCTGCGGGCGGGCATCCGGGGCGGCGTGCACCTCGTGGGCTACGTCGACGAACGGATGCACGTGCTCGACCCCGACCCCGACTTCCCCCTGGCCGACGAACGCCGGCTGCTCGCGGAGTACGACGTCTCGGCGATGGGCCGCCTGCTGATCGCCGAGCGCCTGGCCGCCGGAGCCGCGCCACCCGCCGCCCTCTCGGCCCGGGCGCAGCGCGCGCCCGAGCTGCTCGAGGGCATCCGCCGGGACGTGGCCGCGGCCCGGCACTCGCGGCAGCTCGACGCCTTCACCCCGGGCTTCGGCTGTCTGGCGCTTCCCATCCGCGGGCCGCGCGGCGAGCTCGTCGCCGGGCTCGTGCTCTCGGCCCCGCGCGTGCGGATCGAGCAGCCGGGCGCGGTGCTCGAGCAGCTCACGGCGGGCACGCGCGAACTCGCGCCGCTGCTGGCCTGAGCCGATACTCGGCCTGCCCTCAGGCCCAGGGGTCGATCAGCACCTTGCCGTCGAGGCGCCCGGCCACGAGCAGCTCCAGCTGCTCCGGCAGGGCTTCGAGCGGCACGACGCCCGCGAGCAGTTCGGGCCCCACGACGCCCTCGGCGAGGATGTCGAGGGCCGGTCCGAGGTCGGCGTCGCAGACGTGCGCGAGGCTCGAGTCGATCGTGACCTCGCGGAAGACGAGCGAGTGCACGTCGAGCTC of the Herbiconiux flava genome contains:
- a CDS encoding APC family permease, with amino-acid sequence MTALERAIAHPAPVPGIGTRSPVDGLERRSVGFVDVLAQSVSAVAPSAAATTIPLLVAVVAGGATLWSLAVAMLIALAVATTVNQFTRRIAATGSLYTYVTRGLGTGAGFVAGIATLIGYGFIAMFSLAGAGYYLSILVGRAWPGATSPLFAIVCIGLMALVVLVVIVRGIRLSTRLTLLIETVSVGIILVLVVTLLVATGPGIDWSAFDVGGSTPATFAVGSVLALTAFVGFESSAALGVEAKRPFAAVPRAIVWTVIASGTLFLVASYSQIVGFSALGLDLVGSGSPVNDLATAYGVEWMGLLLDLSIATSFLACAIASTTALARVLFAMGREGVVPPLVGSAHPRFRTPWVAAAIAVPVVAGVPIAAIALGSGLWETLIVVAAAGYITAYGLVCVAAPVFLRRIGELTAAVAVRSITAAALLGVGLVVYLSVEFAGERWIGAAVFVLLLGAGSVLSMLRRRRHPWLLDTVGVYDVPVASDVLGGGAGDAPGGGPG
- a CDS encoding helix-turn-helix domain-containing protein; the encoded protein is MTEPSRHPLPPPADLRARQPKAVHSALAVLEEAARCGPGVTAQQVSDNLGLPRATTYRLINLLVQDEYLVRMPDLRGFTLGRKVVELAHRVAPSAVPASAAAGVTGAPVLPRAAVRVVDGLRAGIRGGVHLVGYVDERMHVLDPDPDFPLADERRLLAEYDVSAMGRLLIAERLAAGAAPPAALSARAQRAPELLEGIRRDVAAARHSRQLDAFTPGFGCLALPIRGPRGELVAGLVLSAPRVRIEQPGAVLEQLTAGTRELAPLLA